The following proteins come from a genomic window of Triticum aestivum cultivar Chinese Spring chromosome 6A, IWGSC CS RefSeq v2.1, whole genome shotgun sequence:
- the LOC123131809 gene encoding putative disease resistance protein RGA4: MAIVLDAFASYVQNMLTEMVSGKVHMLLGVTDEIEKMDVKLKDLKNFLADADRRNITDNSVQEWVAQLKRAMYEAADILDLCRLKAMERGPSTKDVGCFNPLLFCMRSPSHAHDIGTRIKALNKRLSVIKERSAAFSFIPLGPYEDRSSKVQACHYGNKRRETSGVFDRSGVVGEKIEQDTRKLVEIMLSEKEVNTNIMLVAVVGVGGIGKTTLAQKVFNNEALNSEFEKIIWLSINKDFDKVELLKTIITQAGGVHGGEKALAVLQPILATTLKGKKLFLILDDVWNHGAWDDVLKAPLANVVARGSRVLVTTRDERIARGMKAVLPYHHVDKLQEEDAWLLLKKQIILSETDEREIDMLKEIGMQIVAKCDGLPLAVKVMGGLLCQKDKKHREWEMVLDDSVWSNSGLPEELNHAVYLSYEDLSSYAKQCFLHYSLLPKTEVFVSNEIIGMWISEGFLHGSSDDLEELGSKYYKELILRNLIEPNTKYVDQCVCNMHDVVRLFAQFVARDEALVAHSGETNIASKLSAHGFLRLSVESKASESEGLDWSSLQAQKTLRALISVGCINIKPGDSFVHFPSLRTLHIHSAHVATLLESLHELKHLRYLSLEHTDISSLPDSIGKMKLLQYISLGGCEQFVKLPHGFVKLGQLRYLNFVATSIKGIPRGFCALTNLRTLFGFPAQVDGDWCSLEELGPLSQLKHLQLDRLENITASSSAAKAKLGDKVHLTDLTLTCGSILGDDGLIKEEDGVSEEKQQQSEKVLEELCPPPRLEYLDIRGYFGRRLPRWMMSSSVVSLSSLRILFIVDLACCTQLPDSLCRLPYLEFIQIKRAPAIKRVGPEFMQSYHHHSTCPSQMVAAFPRLHELDFTGMVEWEEWEWEEQVQAFPVLRELLLKNCKLKCLPPGLASQARALNTLYIYNVQGLISLENFPSLVELNLDENLDLERITNLPRLQKLSIEDCPKLKVLEGLVALQRLVLSYNDMETIPEYMGGINPRCLELYCSLALLASIAAGQSGPEWDKFSHVEHVKAYAREGGNSRKWYVFYTAKPYSLKTNVIHSFMSRGALTSFEDTQRFESLFKITRKTFSYICSLVMGPSMEDMNSYTFVDGRVLSLEDRVAVALRRLQSSEPTESIASSVGVNESIILLVTERFVDTVWERAGHHSSWPDCSEKDEIKSKFDKIHNMHNCCGVICTTHIPFGPNCKHEKNDSALMQVVVDPEMRFRNIWLGSAGSMGQSSLLQDSQIFKECEKGGCLNGSKLRVALDGSEVGEYIIGDAGYPLLPWLLTPYEDEDLSDSKAEFNRRHSAATTCALKALARLKDTWKCLQGETSCVVNPDTLVATIYACYYLHNIVIDIEEDGAMPSVEEPNYSGEVRQLANEDAVRGRDMLSQYFLTSRSSESGGQPSGCRGGHEVAAPGSGDEVQTRTAEEEIVN; encoded by the exons ATGGCGATCGTCCTGGATGCTTTTGCATCCTACGTGCAAAATATGCTCACCGAGATGGTGAGCGGCAAGGTGCACATGCTGCTAGGAGTCACAGACGAGATCGAGAAGATGGACGTTAAGCTTAAGGATCTCAAGAACTTCCTTGCCGACGCTGATAGGAGAAATATCACTGACAACAGCGTGCAAGAGTGGGTGGCCCAGCTCAAGCGTGCGATGTATGAAGCTgccgacatcctcgacctctgccGGCTCAAGGCCATGGAGCGGGGTCCGTCCACTAAAGATGTGGGGTGCTTTAACCCCTTGCTCTTCTGCATGCGGAGTCCCTCCCATGCCCACGACATCGGCACCCGCATCAAGGCGCTCAACAAGAGGCTCAGTGTCATCAAGGAGCGAAGCGCTGCTTTTAGCTTCATCCCTCTTGGTCCCTATGAGGATCGTAGCAGCAAGGTGCAAGCCTGTCATTATGGAAATAAGAGACGCGAGACATCAGGGGTGTTTGACCGGTCAGGTGTAGTCGGAGAGAAGATCGAACAAGACACAAGAAAGCTGGTTGAGATTATGCTGAGTGAAAAGGAGGTCAACACGAACATCATGCTTGTCGCTGTTGTTGGTGTCGGCGGAATCGGCAAGACCACTCTTGCCCAGAAGGTCTTTAACAATGAAGCCTTAAATTCTGAATTCGAGAAGATAATATGGTTGAGCATCAATAAGGACTTTGACAAGGTTGAGTTGCTCAAGACAATTATCACGCAAGCCGGAGGAGTACATGGTGGTGAAAAGGCGTTGGCTGTGCTTCAGCCAATCCTTGCCACTACCTTGAAAGGGAAGAAGCTATTCCTGATACTAGATGATGTGTGGAACCATGGAGCATGGGATGATGTGCTTAAAGCACCCTTGGCTAATGTTGTGGCTCGAGGTAGCCGAGTCCTTGTCACtactagagatgaaagaatagctCGAGGGATGAAAGCTGTGCTTCCATACCACCATGTCGACAAGTTGCAGGAGGAGGATGCCTGGTTATTGCTCAAGAAACAG ATAATCTTAAGTGAGACAGATGAACGTGAAATTGATATGCTCAAGGAGATTGGAATGCAGATTGTAGCAAAATGTGATGGTTTGCCTCTTGCTGTCAAAGTAATGGGAGGGCTCTTGTGTCAGAAGGACAAAAAACACCGTGAGTGGGAGATGGTTCTGGATGATTCTGTATGGTCGAACTCTGGACTGCCCGAAGAGCTAAACCATGCAGTATATTTAAGCTATGAAGATTTATCTTCTTATGCCAAACAATGCTTTTTGCACTATTCCCTTCTCCCTAAAACTGAAGTTTTTGTTAGCAATGAAATCATTGGCATGTGGATTAGTGAAGGATTTCTTCACGGGAGCTCGGATGACTTGGAAGAACTAGGAAGCAAGTACTATAAGGAGCTGATATTAAGGAATCTTATAGAGCCAAATACAAAGTATGTTGATCAATGTGTCTGCAACATGCATGATGTTGTACGCTTATTTGCTCAATTTGTGGCCAGAGATGAGGCACTAGTAGCTCATAGTGGAGAAACTAATATTGCTAGTAAACTTAGTGCACATGGGTTTCTTCGGTTATCTGTAGAAAGCAAAGCATCAGAATCAGAGGGGTTAGACTGGAGTTCTTTGCAAGCACAAAAGACACTAAGGGCACTAATATCAGTTGGTTGTATAAATATCAAGCCTGGTGATTCGTTTGTTCATTTTCCATCTCTACGAACTTTACATATACATTCTGCACATGTTGCAACATTGCTTGAATCTTTGCATGAACTCAAGCACCTGAGGTACTTGTCCTTAGAGCACACTGATATATCTAGTCTGCCTGATAGCATTGGAAAGATGAAATTATTGCAGTACATTAGCCTCGGAGGATGCGAACAATTTGTGAAACTTCCGCATGGCTTTGTCAAGTTAGGGCAGCTAAGGTACCTTAACTTCGTTGCAACAAGTATAAAAGGCATACCTAGGGGGTTTTGTGCTCTAACAAACTTGAGGACATTATTTGGGTTTCCAGCCCAGGTGGATGGTGATTGGTGTAGTTTGGAAGAGTTGGGTCCTCTTTCTCAGCTCAAGCATCTTCAGTTGGACAGATTGGAGAatataactgcttcttcatctgcAGCAAAGGCAAAGCTTGGCGACAAGGTGCATCTTACCGACCTAACCTTAACTTGTGGTAGCATATTGGGAGATGATGGGCTGATCAAGGAGGAAGATGGTGTCTCTGAGGAAAAGCAACAACAAAGCGAGAAGGTGCTTGAGGAGCTCTGCCCTCCGCCCAGGTTAGAATATCTTGACATCAGAGGATATTTTGGCCGACGGCTCCCAAGGTGGATGATGTCATCATCAGTTGTGTCCCTCAGTAGCTTGAGGATTCTGTTCATTGTTGACCTGGCTTGCTGCACACAGCTTCCTGATAGCTTGTGTCGGCTCCCCTATCTGGAGTTCATTCAGATTAAGCGTGCTCCAGCCATCAAGCGTGTTGGACCTGAATTCATGCAGTCCTACCATCACCACAGTACCTGTCCTTCCCAGATGGTGGCTGCATTTCCGAGATTGCATGAGTTGGATTTTACAGGAATGGTGGAATGGGAGGAGTGGGAGTGGGAGGAGCAAGTGCAAGCCTTCCCTGTCTTGCGGGAACTTTTATTGAAGAACTGCAAATTGAAGTGTCTTCCTCCTGGCCTTGCCTCCCAGGCAAGGGCTTTGAATACGTTATACATATACAATGTCCAGGGTCTCATCTCTCTAGAGAACTTTCCATCTTTGGTTGAGCTGAATCTGGATGAAAACCTTGACCTGGAGAGGATCACTAATCTTCCGAGACTACAAAAGCTTAGCATCGAAGACTGCCCAAAGCTGAAGGTATTGGAGGGTCTTGTTGCACTCCAGAGGCTCGTTCTCTCGTATAACGACATGGAAACAATCCCAGAATACATGGGAGGTATAAACCCAAGGTGTTTGGAGCTATACTGCAGCCTAGCACTGCTCGCTTCCATAGCCGCGGGACAATCTGGCCCTGAGTGGGACAAGTTCAGCCATGTTGAGCATGTCAAGGCATATGCACGTGAAGGAGGTAATTCAAGGAAATGGTATGTCTTCTACACAGCTAAACCATACAGCTTGaagacaaatgtcatccactcttTCATGTCGAGAG GAGCCTTGACTTCTTTTGAGGACACACAAAGATTTGAGTCTCTCTTCAAAATAACGAGAAAAACCTTTAGCTACATCTGCAGCTTGGTGATGGGGCCATCAATGGAAGATATGAACAGCTACACCTTTGTTGACGGGAGGGTGCTGTCTTTAGAAGATCGGGTAGCCGTTGCTCTTAGAAGGTTGCAGTCCAGTGAGCCAACAGAGAGCATAGCATCTTCTGTTGGTGTGAACGAGTCAATCATCTTGTTGGTAACTGAGAGGTTCGTTGATACTGTGTGGGAGCGGGCAGGCCACCACTCAAGCTGGCCAGACTGCAGTGAAAAGGATGAAATCAAATCCAAGTTTGACAAGATCCACAATATGCATAACTGTTGCGGGGTTATATGTACAACGCACATCCCATTTGGACCAAACTGCAAGCATGAGAAGAATGATAGCGCACTGATGCAAGTTGTCGTTGATCCAGAGATGAGGTTTAGAAACATTTGGCTCGGATCAGCAGGCAGCATGGGCCAGTCGAGCCTTTTGCAGGACTCTCAAATCTTCAAGGAGTGTGAGAAGGGCGGTTGTCTGAATGGCAGCAAGCTAAGGGTAGCATTAGATGGATCAGAAGTCGGGGAATACATAATTGGTGATGCAGGATATCCTCTTCTCCCATGGCTACTCACACCATATGAGGACGAAGACCTCTCAGATTCCAAGGCAGAGTTCAATAGGAGACACTCCGCAGCCACAACCTGTGCTCTAAAGGCGCTGGCAAGGCTCAAAGACACATGGAAGTGCCTGCAGGGAGAGACGTCATGCGTTGTCAATCCGGACACTCTAGTTGCCACAATCTATGCCTGCTACTACTTGCATAACATAGTCATAGATATTGAGGAGGATGGGGCCATGCCGAGCGTTGAGGAGCCGAATTACAGTGGGGAAGTGCGTCAGTTAGCTAATGAGGATGCTGTCAGGGGGAGGGATATGCTTTCACAGTACTTCCTGACCAGCAGGTCATCTGAATCAGGAG GTCAGCCCAGTGGATGTAGAGGGGGCCATGAAGTAGCTGCACCAGGCTCAGGCGATGAAGTGCAGACAAGAACAGCAGAGGAAGAGATTGTTAACTGA